A portion of the Schistocerca americana isolate TAMUIC-IGC-003095 chromosome 10, iqSchAmer2.1, whole genome shotgun sequence genome contains these proteins:
- the LOC124552255 gene encoding proteoglycan 4-like: protein MSSCGDKPSRVGSGCLLMIQPEDARRTRRHPQNQKTPAEPEDARRTRRRPQNQKTPAEPEDTLRTTRHPQNHKTPAEPEDARRTRRRPQNHKTPSEPQDARRTRRRPQNQKMPAEPEDTLRTTRHPQNHKTPAEPEDARRTRRRPQNQKTPAEPEDARRTRRRPQNQKTPSEPQDTLRTTRRPQNQKTPAEPEDARRTTRHPQNHKTPAEPEDARRTRRRPQNQKTPSEPQDTLRTTRRPQNQKTPAEPEDARRTTRHPQNHKTPAEPEDARRTRRRPQNQKTPSEPQDTLRTTRRPQNQKTPAEPEDARRTTRHPQNHKTPAEPEDARRTRRRPQNQKTPAEPQDTLRTTRRLQNQKTPAEPEDARRTTRHPQNHKTPAEPEDARRTRRRPQNHKTPSEPQDARRTRRRPQNQKTPAEPEDARRTTRHPQNHKTPAEPEDACRTRRRPQNHKTPSEPQDARRTRRRPQNQKTPAEPEDARRTTRHPQNHKTPAEPQDARRTRRRPQNQKTPAEPQDTLRTTRRPQNQKTPAEPEDARRTRRRPQNHKTPSEPQDARRTRRRPQNQKTPAEPQDTLRTTRRPQNQKTPAEPEDARRTRRRPQNHKTPSEPQDACRTRRRPQNQKTPAEPQDTLRTTRRPQNQKTPAEPEDARRTTRHPQNHKTPAEPEDARRTRRRPQNQKTPAEPQDTLRTTRRPQNQKTPAEPEDARRTTRHPQNHKTPAEPEDARRTRRRPQNQKTPAEPQDTLRTTRRPQNHKTPAEPEDARRTRRRPQNHKTPSEPQDARRTRRRPQNQKTPAEPEDARRTTRHPQNHKTPAEPQDARRTRRRPQNHKTPSEPQDARRTRRHPQNQKTPAEPEDARRTTRHPQNHKTPAEPEDARRTRRRPQNQKTPSEPQDTLRTTRRPQNQKTPAEPEEARRTRRRCADLAALSAKEFKRPCRTRGGSKSRPAERPAQQV from the exons ATGTCATCATGTGGTGACAAGCCGTCTCGTGTCGGCAGCGGCTGCTTACTCATGATAC aaccagaagacgcccgcagaaccagaagacacccgcagaaccagaagacgcccgcagaaccagaagacgcccgcagaaccagaagacgcccgcagaaccagaagacgcccgcagaaccagaagacACCCTCAGAACCACAAGACACCCTCAGAACCAcaagacgcccgcagaaccagaagacgcccgcagaaccagaagacgcccgcagaaccacAAGACACCCTCAGAACCAcaagacgcccgcagaaccagaagacgcccgcagaaccagaagaTGCCCGCAGAACCAGAAGACACCCTCAGAACCACAAGACACCCTCAGAACCAcaagacgcccgcagaaccagaagacgcccgcagaaccagaagacgcccgcagaaccagaagacgcccgcagaaccagaagacgcccgcagaaccagaagacgcccgcagaaccagaagacACCCTCAGAACCACAAGACACCCTCAGAACCAcaagacgcccgcagaaccagaagacgcccgcagaaccagaagacgcccgcagaaccacAAGACACCCTCAGAACCAcaagacgcccgcagaaccagaagacgcccgcagaaccagaagacgcccgcagaaccagaagacACCCTCAGAACCACAAGACACCCTCAGAACCAcaagacgcccgcagaaccagaagacgcccgcagaaccagaagacgcccgcagaaccacAAGACACCCTCAGAACCAcaagacgcccgcagaaccagaagacgcccgcagaaccagaagacgcccgcagaaccagaagacACCCTCAGAACCACAAGACACCCTCAGAACCAcaagacgcccgcagaaccagaagacgcccgcagaaccagaagacgcccgcagaaccacAAGACACCCTCAGAACCAcaagacgcccgcagaaccagaagacgcccgcagaaccagaagacgcccgcagaaccagaagacgcccgcagaaccacAAGACACCCTCAGAACCACAAGACGCCTGCAGAAccagaagacgcccgcagaaccagaagacgcccgcagaaccacAAGACACCCTCAGAACCAcaagacgcccgcagaaccagaagacgcccgcagaaccagaagacgcccgcagaaccacAAGACACCCTCAGAACCAcaagacgcccgcagaaccagaagacgcccgcagaaccagaagacgcccgcagaaccagaagacgcccgcagaaccacAAGACACCCTCAGAACCAcaagacgcccgcagaaccagaagacgcctgcagaaccagaagacgcccgcagaaccacAAGACACCCTCAGAACCAcaagacgcccgcagaaccagaagacgcccgcagaaccagaagacgcccgcagaaccagaagacgcccgcagaaccacAAGACACCCTCAGAACCACAAGACGCCCGCAGAACCAcaagacgcccgcagaaccagaagacgcccgcagaaccagaagacgcccgcagaaccacAAGACACCCTCAGAACCAcaagacgcccgcagaaccagaagacgcccgcagaaccagaagacgcccgcagaaccagaagacgcccgcagaaccacAAGACACCCTCAGAACCAcaagacgcccgcagaaccagaagacgcccgcagaaccagaagacgcccgcagaaccacAAGACACCCTCAGAACCAcaagacgcccgcagaaccagaagacgcccgcagaaccagaagacgcccgcagaaccagaagacgcccgcagaaccacAAGACACCCTCAGAACCACAAGACGCCTGCAGAAccagaagacgcccgcagaaccagaagacgcccgcagaaccacAAGACACCCTCAGAACCAcaagacgcccgcagaaccagaagacgcccgcagaaccagaagacgcccgcagaaccacAAGACACCCTCAGAACCAcaagacgcccgcagaaccagaagacgcccgcagaaccagaagacgcccgcagaaccagaagacgcccgcagaaccacAAGACACCCTCAGAACCAcaagacgcccgcagaaccagaagacgcctgcagaaccagaagacgcccgcagaaccacAAGACACCCTCAGAACCAcaagacgcccgcagaaccagaagacgcccgcagaaccagaagacgcccgcagaaccagaagacgcccgcagaaccacAAGACACCCTCAGAACCACAAGACGCCCGCAGAACCAcaagacgcccgcagaaccagaagacgcccgcagaaccagaagacgcccgcagaaccacAAGACACCCTCAGAACCAcaagacgcccgcagaaccagaagacgcccgcagaaccagaagacgcccgcagaaccagaagacgcccgcagaaccacAAGACACCCTCAGAACCACAAGACGCCCGCAGAACCAcaagacgcccgcagaaccagaagacgcccgcagaaccacAAGACACCCTCAGAACCAcaagacgcccgcagaaccagaagacacccgcagaaccagaagacgcccgcagaaccagaagacgcccgcagaaccacAAGACACCCTCAGAACCAcaagacgcccgcagaaccagaagacgcccgcagaaccagaagacgcccgcagaaccagaagacACCCTCAGAACCACAAGACACCCTCAGAACCAcaagacgcccgcagaaccagaagacgcccgcagaaccagaagaGGCCCGCAGAACCAGGAGAcgctgcgcggacctggctgctc